The genomic stretch GTGCCTCATTTTACCTTCTCAAAGctgttattttccccatttcccagaagaagaaactgaggtacagggaATTTCAGTCACTTGTCCAAGATCCCAGAACTAGTAAGTGTGGAGCAAGAATTCTAACCCAGGCAGCAGCCTGACTGCAGAGCCCCAGCTTGGAGCCACAACagcatgtgtgcgtgtgcgcgtgcgtgtgtgtgtgtgtgtgcgtgcgcgcgtgaGTGCACGCGTGCGTGTGCACGCGCATGCTCATGTACACCCCTCAGCCACATAGGCTGCCCTGTGTATGGGAGCTGAGGGAATGCAGAGGACATTGTTGAGAGGGACTCACCGCCCTGCTCAGTCTGTCTGAGCAGCAAAGGAAAGGGGTATCAAGTTCATGGACCAGGGCCTGAGGCCAACCTGATAATTCTAACTGCTGGGCGAGAATTGGGGGGTGGGTGTTGGGGTCTGGTGATTTAAATGGTTTTCTACCCAAGAAAAATGGAGCCTTGCATGGAGTGGAGCTTTGCTGTTTAGGAAACGTGTATGAGGCAGGCAGTGAGTTTCCGGAGGGGACTTCATGAACAGGTAGAGTCTGAAACAACAAGCTGGGTGTTTCTTGGCTCCCTTCTGCCCTGGCTCTGGTCTGCCCTCCTCCCGCGTGCTGCACAGTCCATCCTGGGGCCCAGAGGGCCTCCCAGACTTCACCCCAAGTCAGAGTCCCCCCCAGGGAGGAGGCGGGCTGTTTCCTCTCATAGGCCCCCAGCTGGGTTGGGTTTGCTCCTTCCTGGAAGGAAGAGGACTCTCGGTCTATGGCAGAGgttccctggtggagcaggggAGCTGCACCCTGGGGACTCTGGGGAGCCACCAGCCAGCTTCCTCTCTTCAGCCTTTGATGTTCAGGTTTAGTCTCCGGGCAGTGGCTTCTCAGTTCTGCATGCAAAGGACTGCTGCTCCCTAATGCATAGTTTGGGGAGCACTTCGGTCTGGGGAGGGATCACTGTGTGAAAAACAAAGGCCGTCCCAAAACATGGGCTTCATCAGACCACACCACACAGGGCTTCTGCTGCTCACCCGCCCTGACCGTGTGTCTCCCATTCTACGAACCCTGAATATCGGGCCTTCTGGTGCCAACGTTCACAATAATAAACCCCCTCCTGACTGCCCACCAGGTCCATGGCTAAGACAAAATTCTTCATCAGGGAATCACAGAGTGTGGATGAGCCCTCAGGCTCTGGAGCCATCCCGCCAGGCTCCCAACCTTCTCTCACTCCATATTCCTGTCTAAGGTGAGCCCTTGGGTCAGGACCTGTATGTTTCCCTCTCTCAGGTCTCGCGATAGTAGCTAACGCTTACTGAGTGGccgctgtgtgccaggtgctgtaaGTGCTTTATATGTGCCACCTCCTAAAACCCTCACGGCCCACTGGCTGGCTCCAGTGGGGAGCCCAGCGGGCTCCAGCAGGGAGGTGCTATCATCTTGCCCATTTTCCAGAAGGAGGAATGGAGACCAAAGCAGcctaagtcacttgcccaagatcacacagctagtgagtggtgtGACGTTGGGCAAGATACTTCACTTTTCTgaccctcaatttcctcatctgtacaatgtgGTTAATACCATTGTCTATCTGGGCATTGTGGAGATTAAATGGGGGAATGTACACTGCACCTAGCAGAGCGTGgagtacatagtaagcactcaccAGACACGGCCACTTAATAGTAGAGCTGAGGTTAACACCAgcatgaagagagagaaaataatgtcTCTAGCACTGCCCACAGTGATCATCTCCTGAAAGCATGTCTTTCCTGAGTCCCaagtaagctccctgagggcagggccttaGTCAACCTGTTCACTGCTGGTTCCCCGGGCTTTGCACAGCATCTGGTACAAGGTGGGTGCTTGGTGAAAGTTGAGTGAAGGACTGCTCTGGCGGCCCCATGGGCCATTCACAGCTTTGGACAGTCCCTTCTTCTCACATCCCTTGCCCTCCTCTGCTTTGTGGCTGTGACCTGAGTGTATCTGCCTCATTCCCTATCGGATGGAATCTTCCCAAGTGTGGGCAGCCTGGGTCCTGCCCACTGCTACCTTCCCCAAGGAGAAGATGCTCAGGCCTGGCAGTGCGGTTGAACTTCCTTGCAGCCTACGCTGGGTGCAAAAGGATCTCTCTTCTTGGGCGGGAAGTGAGGAGTGTTGGAAGCCTTGCTGGAGGTGGTCACAGACCTGGGGATGTGAACCAGCTCGTGGGCAGCTTCAGTGCCTTGGATATCGTAGAGCAGGGTCAAGGCTGATGGCAACTATCTGGGTCTGAGGTCCCTCCCTGCATGACACAGGTGAACACGGTTTCTAAACCACAGTCCCCCTCCCCAGGACGGCACGGAGCGTGGCTGCTTGTGCTCTGCCCCCCAGCACATACCTCCCAACAGGCACTGAGAAAATGAGCCCACTCTTGATCCCCTAGTAGTCCACCCCTATTGGCATACGACCCACCCTTGAGTGAAATAACTGCTGAACTGTGTTCTGTCACAACCTCCCACCCCGCCCTCTCATAGAATTAGTCCTGGAAGAGCCCATTGCTCTGGGAAGCTACCTTCCCCTGAAGACCTTTGCCCTCTGGTCAGCCAAGGCTTTGATCCAGAAGTGAGAGTGGGGGGGGCATGAGGATGAAGAGGATGACAGTGGCAATGCATTCCCGGGcaggcccagcccccagctccccatccGCAGGAAGCCCTCCGCTCTACCTTCATcctttccagaactgtgagcccCCGCCTTGCCAATTTCCTCTTACACCTCTTCTCTATTTCCCGCCCCTGCCTCTGCATGAGGATGTGGCGTGCAGGCGGCCCATCTGGGGATCAGGGAATCCTACTGGGTATGCCAGCTTAATGAAATACTTGCAGTTTATTAAACACAGGCTTCCCTAAGCCCCGAGTGCCTGTGGGTATTTGAAAGCCCAAGGTAACCCCAAGCTACCACAAACGTAATTGTTACATGTGTCCATGCATTCCTGGTGCAACCTCAAACTCCAGCTCTTAAGCAGCACACAAAATTAGCAACATAAAGTAACTCCTAGTCAGATGAGAGGGGGAAATGTGGGGAAACACTGAGAGAGGCTCCCAGAACCCCTCAGGGCCTCTAAAAGTATATGAAGTTCCTGTTACCTTGCATAGCTATGGATGCGGAGGGCACCCCCCTCACCCCTGGTGGTTCATGCTTGCAGAATAGGTTCATTATTACGCGGCAGGCCTGGCTTGTCAACCTTGCATGATGTAGCTTGACTATTTCAAGTCCCATTTCAGCTAAGGCTTGCTCCGGGGTGGCCGGCGGGGCTCGCAGAGCGCACTGTCTGGGGGCTCCCTCTGGAGCTGTATTTCTGGTGCTcctccagggctgggctgggaagggCTGTCGAGAAACCCCAGGTGACCCCGAGCCTGCTGCCCTGAACCTGAGGGAGGCTGCTCCTGGGGGATGATTTCCCATTCGTCGGTCTCCTCAGCCTGGAGCCTGTAAATCAGGGGCGAGGGGCTGAGTTGGAAGCAGCAGACAAAGGCCTCCAGGGAGGTGCCTCCCTCGATGTGGACCACCATCTGCATGCCAGAGAAGGCGACCCTGTTGACGGTGCTCAGGGGCACCTGCTCCAGGAACCTCAGCGTCAGCCCGTTGACCCACACGCAGCCCTTGCGGCTCAGAGCCTTCAAGTTGAAGGCCAGCCGGGCACTGCCCTTCTCCAGGTAGGGTTCCAGTGACAAGTGCTGGCGGGAGAGGCGAGGGAGCTGCAGCCGGAGGTGGGCACCCAGGCCCCGGCCCACCAGCAGTGGGCTGGTGTCGTGCTCTAGCTGCGGAGGGACATTGGCAAAGGTGTCAGGGCCTGGCATGGGGTGGTGCAGGCTCACCCGCAGGACCGTGAGGGGCCTCTCCATGGACGATAGCCTAAGAAAGACGGAGCACAGACACACAGGCGTGGGTGGAGGCAGACACTCCTCTGTGATTCCCTGAGCCCGGACATTCTTGCCCACCTCAGGGGCTCCCAGCCACCTCCGGCCAAGCAGGGCCGGGCACTGGACGTCGATGCAGTCATTCTGCTCCAGCCAGGCTGCAGCCACGGCCAGAGCTGGTATGAAAGCTCAGGCCCGCTGCTTCTAGCCTCAGCTTCATCCCTAACACACTCTGAGTGAGGCATGTTGCTCAATCTCCAAATTTTAGTTCTCTCTTCTGTAACGTAGGTATGTTGATCCTTGTCTGTGCAAGGTCCAAGGCATACCAGCCTGTGTGGTGGGGTTTGCATGGCCTGTTGGCATTTGGGGACAATTTGCCCTGCCTCATGGAAAGGGAAGGACAGAAGGTAGGATCCACCTTCCTTGTATCCGCCAGTCACACAGCAAATGCTTGCCGCGCCCTCCTCTGAGCCAGGCGCTGACCAGTGGCTGGGGATGAGCTGATCAACAGGAACACCAGCTGGGAAAGGAGAAGGGGTTTCTAGCTCCCGGCGTTGTGGAATGACACAGAAAAGGGGACCCCCGCCTGCTCCTGGGGGATCAGAAAGGCTGCCTGGACACCCCAAGGAAGAACAAAAACATCTAGCACATTCTAAGTGCTCCTATGCGCGCGAATGCCACAGGCATCCCCTCTTCACTGTCTGGGGCAGAAGACAGATCCCGGCGATGAATTTGGAAAGAGCTGAGATCTCTCTCAGAACTGATGGGGCTCCATGGAGGTCAACTGGCCATACATATCTGCCAGTGTGCAATGCACATGTCACTTGCCTCTGTAACTCCGTCTCTAGAAATTTGTCCTTTAGAATCTCACTGGCACATGCAGGAAGCCTCTGTTCCTGCATGGATTTGAGGAACATAAACTCTCTGGCACATGTACCAACCCCATAGGGCCCAGGACATGCCACCACCTTCTACAGGAACCAAGGACTGAGTGGATCTGAATAACTAAATGTACACTTCCCCAGCACCAGGCTTTTGCTTACAGTATTTTCTCTCCTGAGAATGCATCTTCCATCCCAAACTGCTCAAGGCCCGGTTCAAACGTGACCTCTTCCATGAagcccttttcctctctctgcacTCAGACCCTCACAACAAGGAGGGTCCCCCCGGGGCTGCTCCATTCAGTCCCTTTTGCATTATGTGTCAGTTCTGTGGGTCCTTGCCCCATCTGCCCTGTGCTCCTCTCTTCCTGTCGTCCCTGAGGCCTCCCGAGGGCAGAGCTGCCTCGATGCCCCGTGTCCCACTGCCCGGTCCAGACGGGGCCTGGCCACAGCAAGTGTCTGGGGGCACACCTGCCAAATGGCTAAATGAGAAGAGGCTCACACATGTGAAAATCATGTGAGATCAAGTCCAGAGAGACCCCACATGAGAGTCTGGTCCTTAAAGGCTGTGGGACAGGCTCCAGGTCCCTCCAGACCCTGGACTCCGTATCTTTTGGGTGAAGTAATGGTGAGAACCTCCCAATCTGACAGTGAGTGCAGAGCCCTTAGGGCACACCCTTTTccctcatgcacacacacatgcagccccacacagacacaccacaACCACACCCCGCTTCTTGCCCCAGCCTGCAGAAAGCCTCTCCCTGAGGTGTGCGTAAACCAGGCCAGGACAGCTGAGCTGGACAGCCAAGTCCTCAGGCCCGGCCTGGAGCTCAGAGTTCACTTCCAGGAACCAATCCCATGGCCCAGGGACCCTAAGAGAATCCCTCAGAAAAAAGGGTTCAACACTGCTCTTGTGACCTTACTCTCTGCTCTGCTGAATCCTCCAGAGCTCATAGAAATCCCCCTGCCGGGGCAGAGCCCCTGCAGAGGCCTTCTCTTTGCTCCAGGACCCCAGTTGTTCTGGGGAAGCGGAAACTCAGAGGAAGACTCTCCGGGGTATGTGCCTGGCAAGGAGCCGGCAGGGGCCCCGTTCCCAATCCCACCAGGCCTTCTCCCCTCACTGTGAGCTCAAGTCTCTGACCTCCACCTACCTTACTTCCAGGGTCACGTCTGACTCCGGCACTGCAGCTGTGAGCTCCCGGGAGGAAGTGGGTCTAGGCTGGGGCGGGTCTGGGGATGGCAATTATGGCTACGGTTCGGGGAAGTGATGTGTCAGAATGCTCATCAGGTttgttgctttcttcctttttccctttaggaaagaaaatggaagtgtAATTTCTTGTTGCAGAAGTGCAGCCCCACTGCTAAGAGGTTGGAAACCCCAGTCTGGGACCCTTGCTAGGAGAGGCCCCTGAGTTCCCTCCCGGGTTTCATCTCTGCCAATCTCTACTGCCCCATCCCCAGGAACCTTGAGAGCTATTTCAGGGTATGAACAGGGTTCCTCTTCCCCCCTGCCAGGTGGGTGGGGCAAAGGCATCCCAGACCTGTTAGAAAGGGGGAGCTCTTTTGGATAGAGGGCCAGTGAGGGGAGCTCCCATTGCATGTGGGAGACTGTGAGGGGGCCACTGTGGCTGGACCAGGGGTGGCCAAGGGAGCTATGGGCAACACGGCGGTCCACTGAGTGTCTCAGGAAAGGGCAGGGCCTCAGGGGAAGGATAAAACAGCTACTCACAGAGGGTGGCCTCTCCAGCAGTAGGACAGCAGGAAGGCCACCTTCTATGCCCACCTCTCCAGGGCTCTGCTGGCCTTCGAGGGCCGCCTGGAAGAGACCAAGATGGATGTGTGTCCAGCACTGGCCCCAGATGATCTCAATCTCTCTTCTCTAACTGcttcctagaaaaaaaagaaatacttgctAGAAAAAGTTAATATCAAACAGAGCCTCTACAACTTCTCATTAACAATGTTCTACGATTAATAAAAAAAGTACTAGGCATGCTAAGCTACAGGACCAACTGTCAAACAAGAGAAAAAACCAACAGAAACAATCTCACTATGTACGTCCACAAAAAGacctgtacaagaatgttcacagacgtggatggacctagagactgtcatacagagtgaagtaagtcagaaagagaaaaaccaatatcgtatattaacgcatgtatgtggaacctagaaaaatggtacagatgaaccggtttgcagggcagaagttgagacacaggcgtagagaacaaacgtatggacaccaaggggggaaagcggcgggggggtggggatggtggtgtgatgaattgggagattgggattgacatgtatacactgatgtatataaaattgatgactaataagaacctgctgtataaaaaaataaataaaattaaaaaaaaaaaaaaagaatgttcacagAAGTTTTAGCCTattaaccccaaactggaaacaacccaaatgtccattaagaaaaatggataaaaatttgtATAATATGTATACAGTGAAACACTACACAGCAGTAAAAAAGAGAATGGACCAATGATACACAAAACAATGGAGATGAATCTCAAGACCATTATGGAGAGCAAAAGAAACCAGGCACAAATGATATagactatatgattccatttacatgaaatgcaaGAACAGATAAAACTAGCCTATGGTAATAGAGGTCAGAGTACTGAATGATCTCTGCAGAGAGGTATTGACTGGTGTATTCGTTtactggggctgccataacaaagtaccacaactgGGGTCgcttaaataaacagaaatgtatGTCTCAAAGTCCTGGGGACTAGATGTCCAAGGCTGTTTCAGCAGGATTAGTTCCTTCTGAaagagaatctgttccaggcctgtCACCTAGCTGCTGGaggtttgctggcaatccttggcattgcTTGGCCTGTAGaggcatcaccctgatctctgccttcatcgtCACGCGGCATCCTCCCTGCACGCAGTGGTTCCAATGGCAGCATTTCAGGCGCGCTGGTTGGCTTATGAGGgagaggggcctggggcaggcagTCAGGCTAGACCTCAGGGCTCTTGCCGGCACCATAGCCCTGTTCAGCACAGACAGCTTCACCTccctgatggatggatggataaccAGAAGTCCAAATGGCCACTCTGAGGAGCTTTAAGGTCTGCAAACACACCAGGGCTGAGCCTGCTGAGTGGAAGGTGGCTGGCCATGTTCCAGAGACCTTCCTCGCGGCCCATGGGTCTGCCTAGCCCAGACTGCCGGCCAGCTGCATATCTCGGAACCACGGTCCTCCCCAGGGCCCCTCACACACACTGCCTTCCCTTCTTGGTGATGCTCAGGTATTTCCTCCCATCTGCAGAGAAGGGCAGTGGGCCTCAGGCAGAAGCCTGGCAGGGGCTTTGCTGCCCCTAGgtgtatgaccttgggtaagtcctATCCCCTCTCCATGCCTTAGTTTTCCTCGCCAGGGCATGGGACATCCCTCCTCACTGCCCCCTGGAACCAGGCCTCAGTGAGAGGAAAGCTgtgtccccactcccagccctggcACGGGAGAGCGTGTGGGTGGAAGAGATGTGCTCATGGCCCCTGAGTTCCCTCATAACTCAGTTCCCAGCGAGACAGAGAACTGAAACAGCCAGGGAACTTATCTGACAAGGGGAAGAACTGCCCAGCTGCATCTCCCACGGGCCAGCAGGAAGGCATGCTGGTAACTGTCTGGCCTTTCCCCGGGGGCAGGGTGAGAGCCAGGGAAGGTGAGAGCAGGGGGAGTGGAGGTGCTGGCTTCTCTCTGCACGGCGCCCTTGGCTAGGATGGCCTCCTTTGGCTGGTGTCAGGACGCTGGGGAGGGTACATCAGTGAGCAAACGCCCCCAGTCGTGCTCCTTCGAGAGCTCAGGGACAGAAGGACAGCTTCCGGGGCTCCTACAATGATGGGCAGATGAGGACTCTACTGTTAGATAGACTCAGGTCTGGGGCTTGGCTCCTTCTTGTAGCAACTGTGTGCCCTCAgacaagttactcagcctctctgaacctgatttctgctctgtaaaatgaggataatttgttgctgtgtgagggctaaATGAAACATGTGCAAAGTGCCAAGCACGTGGGGAGGGTTGGTAGGTAGGACACCAGAGTCGAGTGCAGATGCatcctggggagaggggctggcagAACCGACTGACAGCTTGCACAAACCCCAGATTCTCAGAAGCCTTCAGGTTTTGCTTAAAACAAACATAATTCTGGAGCTGAATATATAATTTGCCTGAGTTCAAtagaaattccatttttaagCGATAATGAAGTAAAACGGATGCTCTAGAAAGAATCTCCACGTTCTGGCTGGGGCACGTGGCCCTAACCCAGGAGAAGAAGGCTACTCAGTACACAgggaaggaagctgaggcttccaGCAATCAGTCGACTAATTAAGATCACATGTCTGGGAAATGTCCAAACCAGGATTTGGGCCCAGTCTGTTGTACTCCTGGGCCTAAACATGAAGCTATCGTGCCTCATGGGTGGTGTTCTGTGCGGTCCAGCTGCTCCACCTTCTCCAAACGTGTGCTCCGCTGGCTGTCTGGCAGTGCACTCAGCAGAGAGGGCCCTGCTTCCAGCCTGCCAAGCCAGTGTGGCCgctcaccacccccatccccatcagGACATCCCCGCGTGTCCTGATAGCCTGtggccaccaggtggcagcaTCCCTCAACCCGGTGGCTTGCTCTTCTAGGCGGAAAGGGGCGGACGGTGAAAGTCCGGGGGAGCCATTCATGGgactgctggggagggagggcgaGAGGGTCCTTGTTTCTCTGACTCAGAATGCCCTGAAATGGCCCAACGTGAATCTACAGCAAATCTCACCAGAGGACACCAACTCCGACCGTGGAGATAGAGCTGGAAGCCAGAGCGTGAGGCCCCACAGAGCGGCGATTGGTTATAAGGGCAGGTGCTGGGACAGACATATCCCTGCCCAGGGACAAACTTAGTATGCAACACAGCGAGGGTGAGAGGCCAGGTCTGCTTCCTTACCTGTAAGATGGAGTAGTCATGATCCTCTCCAAGGAGGGGCCCCCTTGGAGGAAAGGCATGCACCGCCCTCGGCCCAGGCCAGCACCTCGTGCTTACTAAGCGCTCAGGATACGGATGGAGCGGTTGTTACCATGATCATCAGGACAGTGTTCCCTGCCCCCACTGAGCCGtcaggtaagaaaaaaattagctgTCACTTGTAGAGGTGGTGCTGTGATGGCGGGGATGCCCAGAATATGAACCCAGGAGGGGCACCTAAActgccaggggtggggagcaCCAGGGAAGCACCCTGGAGGAGGGGACGCTGTGCTGACTTGTGCAGAATGACTAGGAGCTGGCCAGGTGGAACCGATGATCGGTGGGGTGGCACCTGGCGGAGGAAGGTGGAGTCAGCTGCCCAGCTGCTGGAAGGGCTCTCCCACGCTTTGCTCTATGCCCTTGGCTAATAAGAATGGTAACAACGACAGTGATGgtgcatttgaattttaaaacaataatgaaatgaGCATTGAGTGAGTCCTGACTCTATGCTGTGTCCTGTGCTAAGCCCTTATACGAactgtcttatttaatcctcactacacCTGTGGGAGAGGTTCCAATATTAATTCTGTTTCACAAATGAGAGAGCAGAGGCACAattaagtaacttactcaagATCACCCACATAGAAGGTCACGGAGCTGCctctcaaacccaggtctgatcTTCAGATCATTGCCCTCAACTCCTGTGCTCCCAAGGGGCAAGCCCTTTCCCCTCTATGGGCCTTGGGTCCCCATCTTCTgatggctgggctgggctgggtgaaGCAAATGGCTATGAGGGACGGCCCTGGCTGCTTATTCCTGCTGCGTTCCCTCCCAGAGTGCTGGTGGGGCCTCCTTGCACAGGTGGGGCTGGCCAGTGCTGCCAGGGGGGTGACCGCCACCTGCTCCAGAGCCAGAGATGGTGAGCATTCTGCCCATGCTCCCTCCCCTATTCCAGGGGTCACTGCTAAGACCAATTTCATTATTGTTCTGTGTTCttaatatatgtcaattttacTTTATGCTAAATCCAGTAATGGAGCCCTGACCAATGCCTGGGGCAGGCCCCAGAGACATGGTGCCTGGGAATTCTGAGGCCTTCTGGGCTCTCACCTTGGGGTGGGATAGTCAGGCCACATAGAGCCAGTGCCAGCAAGCCTAGCAATTACCTTGtgcttttacttccttttttcccacTGAGCTAAGGGCTGTCCCTTAGGCTGCCGGGGGAGGCGGAGGCAGAGGCGTCTTGCATCCTGGCCTGTGTGCTGTCCCCTCCTGCTTCACCCACAGCATCCAGAGCAGCTgtgggctggagggcagggagagagccctcaccaggagCCCAGCCTTGGCTCTGCCATGGACA from Balaenoptera musculus isolate JJ_BM4_2016_0621 chromosome 3, mBalMus1.pri.v3, whole genome shotgun sequence encodes the following:
- the TIFAB gene encoding TRAF-interacting protein with FHA domain-containing protein B, giving the protein MERPLTVLRVSLHHPMPGPDTFANVPPQLEHDTSPLLVGRGLGAHLRLQLPRLSRQHLSLEPYLEKGSARLAFNLKALSRKGCVWVNGLTLRFLEQVPLSTVNRVAFSGMQMVVHIEGGTSLEAFVCCFQLSPSPLIYRLQAEETDEWEIIPQEQPPSGSGQQARGHLGFLDSPSQPSPGGAPEIQLQREPPDSALCEPRRPPRSKP